One Calditrichia bacterium DNA window includes the following coding sequences:
- a CDS encoding sulfite exporter TauE/SafE family protein, with protein MTEYWIIFTIGFFSSFGHCIGMCGGFVTAYTIQLQTGERYSTSLFHRLTPHFLYNTGRVFTYSLLGGLFGLVGETLNVIGGLHAYQGVLQAVAGVLMILIGLDMGGWVPSKYSSSFPGYDLFKRLIGRSLRQLRTGRMLGLGFVMGFIPCGLVYAAGAKAAASGGILSGMATMLFFGLGTFPALIAVGLSATAVSANFRSKVFKFATVLVIVLGIITTYKGFNNASTAFNKPVTQEIQCH; from the coding sequence GTGACTGAATACTGGATCATTTTTACCATCGGATTTTTTAGCAGCTTCGGACATTGTATTGGAATGTGCGGGGGATTTGTTACAGCATACACCATTCAATTACAAACCGGGGAACGCTATTCTACCAGTTTATTTCATCGGTTAACGCCGCACTTTCTGTATAATACCGGCAGAGTGTTTACATACAGTTTGCTGGGGGGGCTATTCGGATTGGTCGGCGAAACGTTGAATGTCATTGGCGGATTGCATGCATATCAGGGGGTTTTGCAAGCCGTTGCCGGTGTTTTGATGATTTTGATCGGTCTCGATATGGGTGGTTGGGTGCCATCCAAATATTCTTCCAGCTTTCCGGGGTACGACCTGTTTAAGCGATTAATCGGCCGTTCGTTACGCCAGTTACGAACCGGTAGGATGTTAGGTTTAGGGTTTGTTATGGGGTTCATTCCATGCGGTCTGGTGTATGCTGCCGGCGCAAAAGCTGCGGCTTCCGGCGGCATACTCAGCGGCATGGCAACGATGTTGTTTTTTGGTTTGGGAACATTCCCGGCACTAATTGCCGTTGGGTTGAGCGCAACGGCTGTTTCCGCAAATTTCCGCAGCAAGGTGTTTAAATTTGCCACAGTTTTGGTGATTGTGTTGGGAATTATTACCACTTATAAGGGATTTAACAACGCTTCCACAGCGTTTAACAAGCCCGTAACTCAAGAAATTCAATGCCACTAA
- a CDS encoding c-type cytochrome: MARKKIKDELLDHDYDGIQELDNDLPPWWLYMFYFTIVFGFAYLLYFHVLDIGDLQAAEYQKEMQAAETMLAKNNAENQAQSPQEMTVLTDSENLAAGKEIFMTNCMACHGANGEGGVGPNMTDEYWIHGGAFSDIVNTIVVGVPAKGMISWKPILSPTQIQQVASYLTTLQGTNPPNGKEPQGEKYSGS; this comes from the coding sequence ATGGCTAGAAAAAAAATAAAAGATGAACTTCTAGACCACGATTATGATGGCATTCAGGAATTGGATAACGATTTGCCACCATGGTGGTTGTACATGTTCTATTTCACCATTGTATTTGGATTCGCGTATCTGCTTTATTTTCACGTACTTGATATCGGTGATTTGCAAGCTGCCGAATATCAGAAAGAAATGCAGGCAGCAGAAACAATGCTCGCGAAAAACAATGCAGAAAATCAGGCACAATCGCCTCAAGAGATGACGGTGTTAACGGACAGCGAAAATCTCGCAGCCGGTAAAGAAATCTTCATGACCAACTGTATGGCCTGCCACGGCGCAAACGGCGAAGGTGGTGTAGGACCCAACATGACGGATGAATATTGGATTCACGGCGGTGCTTTCAGCGATATTGTGAACACAATTGTGGTCGGTGTACCGGCAAAAGGAATGATCTCCTGGAAACCGATTTTATCACCAACCCAAATTCAGCAGGTTGCCAGCTACCTTACCACTTTGCAAGGCACAAATCCGCCAAACGGAAAAGAACCGCAAGGTGAAAAATATTCCGGCAGCTGA
- the ccoG gene encoding cytochrome c oxidase accessory protein CcoG, with protein sequence MDVIKELQQQQQPDDNGKPQKDSEKYRDHVATVDDEGKRIWVYPKKPSGNFYKARTYVSWVLLAFLFGAPFIKIGGQPLLLFNILERKFIIFGVKFWPQDFHLFALSLLTFIVFVILFTVVFGRLFCGWACPQTIFLEMVFRKIEYFIEGDSNQQRKLNKAPWNWEKIWKKGTKLSIFYALSFLIGNTFLAYIIGVDELFKIITDPPSQHLAGLTAMIFFSTVFFWVFSWFREQACVMVCPYGRLQGVLLDQNSIVVSYDFNRGEPRGKRRRNVTEANLGDCIDCTMCVQVCPTGIDIRNGTQLECVNCTACIDACDEIMDKVEKPRGLIRYSSYNGIVEGQKLKLTPRIVGYTLILTILLSLTGYLLTNRVPVETSILRTPGTLFQETPDGQYQNLYNIKVVNKTADEKVITLKLNNIAGSIFMVSGDKLNVPNEGFGESAFFVRIPKEQILHQKTPIEISVIADGQELEVVKTAFFGPEK encoded by the coding sequence ATGGACGTTATAAAAGAATTACAACAGCAACAACAACCGGACGACAACGGAAAGCCGCAAAAAGATTCCGAAAAATATCGGGATCACGTTGCGACTGTTGATGACGAGGGTAAACGAATTTGGGTTTATCCCAAAAAACCTTCCGGAAATTTCTACAAAGCACGCACTTATGTAAGCTGGGTGCTGCTCGCATTTCTGTTTGGTGCACCGTTTATCAAAATTGGTGGACAGCCGCTGTTGCTGTTCAATATTCTGGAACGTAAATTTATCATTTTCGGTGTGAAATTCTGGCCGCAGGATTTTCACCTGTTCGCCCTTTCCCTGCTGACATTTATCGTATTTGTTATCTTGTTTACGGTTGTGTTTGGCAGGTTATTTTGCGGCTGGGCTTGCCCGCAAACCATTTTTCTGGAGATGGTTTTCCGCAAAATCGAATATTTTATCGAAGGTGATTCAAACCAGCAACGCAAACTGAACAAAGCACCCTGGAATTGGGAAAAAATCTGGAAAAAAGGAACAAAGCTCAGCATCTTTTATGCGCTCTCATTCCTTATCGGCAACACTTTCCTGGCCTATATTATTGGCGTGGATGAGTTATTTAAAATTATTACCGATCCACCGAGCCAGCATTTGGCAGGATTAACTGCGATGATTTTCTTCTCCACTGTTTTCTTTTGGGTATTTTCCTGGTTTCGGGAGCAAGCCTGCGTAATGGTATGCCCGTACGGCCGCCTGCAAGGCGTTTTGCTGGATCAAAATTCAATCGTCGTTTCATATGATTTTAATCGCGGTGAGCCACGTGGCAAACGTCGCCGTAATGTTACGGAAGCGAATCTGGGCGATTGCATCGATTGCACAATGTGCGTTCAGGTTTGCCCGACGGGTATCGACATCCGCAACGGTACGCAGTTGGAATGCGTCAACTGCACCGCCTGCATCGACGCTTGCGACGAAATTATGGATAAAGTGGAAAAACCGCGCGGTTTGATTCGCTATTCATCATACAACGGCATTGTCGAAGGTCAGAAATTAAAACTGACACCGCGAATCGTCGGTTATACCCTCATCCTGACAATTCTGTTGAGCTTAACCGGTTATTTGCTCACAAACCGGGTTCCTGTGGAAACGTCTATCTTGCGCACACCCGGAACATTATTCCAGGAAACGCCGGATGGCCAATATCAAAACCTGTACAATATTAAAGTGGTCAACAAAACAGCGGATGAAAAAGTAATCACGTTGAAATTGAACAACATTGCCGGATCTATTTTTATGGTCAGTGGCGATAAACTCAACGTGCCAAACGAAGGATTCGGTGAATCCGCATTTTTTGTCCGGATTCCCAAAGAACAAATTTTGCATCAAAAAACGCCCATCGAAATTTCTGTAATTGCAGACGGGCAGGAGCTGGAGGTTGTAAAAACAGCTTTCTTTGGTCCGGAAAAATGA
- a CDS encoding CcoQ/FixQ family Cbb3-type cytochrome c oxidase assembly chaperone produces the protein MYKAILENINGVEIWPVIGLVIFFVFFVGVLIWAFRLKKEEVDHMANIPLEDGDEHFKNGDLSNG, from the coding sequence ATGTATAAAGCAATTTTGGAAAACATCAACGGTGTGGAAATTTGGCCGGTTATCGGGCTGGTTATTTTCTTTGTTTTTTTCGTTGGAGTGCTGATTTGGGCATTCAGGTTAAAAAAAGAAGAAGTAGACCACATGGCCAACATTCCGTTGGAAGATGGGGATGAACATTTTAAAAACGGAGATTTATCCAATGGCTAG
- a CDS encoding CBS domain-containing protein, translated as MGKLNVKEAVQSLELQAFMRSLLEDLRTLDEMIKSGAIESDITRIGAEQELCMIDEFWRPAPVIESVLPRIRDPHFTTELAKFNLEFNLDPMEFNGDCLSKLETEIHAALAKACKAVRMMRGDVILCGILPTIRNMDLELDNMTPIPRYKALFNSLRRMRGGPFEYHILGKDELIFKQDYPSFEFCNTSFQIHYQVSPAQFIDTYNFSKLITAPVLAVATNSPLLFGKRLWHETRIALFQQAIDTRNMSHHLRKGRSRVSFSDQWVRNSILEIFQDDVSRFRLLLYADVEEKSWDIFKNGEIPELTALRIFNGTIYRWNRACYGILDGKPHLRIENRVLPAGPTVVDEVANAAFWFGLMHGMPDEYRNLPNKIEFDLAVENFTNAARNGLDASFYWINDTRYTAQDLVLKELLPIAKNGLKRANIDAVDSEKYLSIIQERVESGNTGSRWMLRSFTNLKEKGYGDESLVALTAGIVKRQKTNTPVHKWDLATIDEAGSWINKFGRVEQIMANDLFTVQQTDLVDLVTSIMDWKDVRHIPVEGDNGELVGLITSRSIIHHYVCANEGRKNAAICAGDIMIRNPITASPEMFTVDAVLMMQKHEIGCLPVVKSGRLVGIVTEYDFMKISAQLLDELYGKIDVPQNNKPPSKYRIKNSGSLMRR; from the coding sequence ATGGGTAAGTTGAATGTAAAAGAAGCTGTTCAATCGCTGGAGTTGCAGGCGTTTATGCGATCGCTATTGGAAGATCTGCGTACGCTGGATGAGATGATCAAATCCGGAGCGATTGAAAGCGATATTACCCGAATCGGTGCAGAACAGGAATTGTGCATGATCGATGAATTCTGGCGTCCGGCACCGGTCATCGAAAGTGTATTGCCGCGCATTCGCGACCCGCATTTCACAACTGAACTTGCCAAATTTAATCTGGAATTTAACCTCGATCCCATGGAATTTAACGGAGATTGTTTGAGCAAATTGGAAACTGAAATACACGCCGCTCTCGCAAAAGCATGCAAAGCTGTCCGGATGATGCGCGGTGATGTCATCCTTTGCGGCATTCTGCCAACCATCCGGAATATGGATTTGGAACTGGATAACATGACACCAATACCCCGTTATAAAGCGCTGTTCAACAGCCTGCGCCGTATGCGCGGCGGCCCGTTCGAGTATCATATTTTGGGCAAAGATGAGCTGATTTTCAAACAGGATTATCCGTCGTTCGAATTTTGCAACACCTCATTTCAAATCCATTATCAGGTGAGCCCCGCGCAATTTATCGATACTTATAATTTTTCGAAACTGATCACCGCGCCGGTGCTCGCGGTAGCCACAAATTCGCCGCTGCTTTTTGGAAAGCGGCTGTGGCACGAAACCCGCATCGCGCTGTTCCAGCAAGCCATCGATACGCGAAATATGTCGCATCATTTGCGCAAAGGACGCTCGCGGGTGTCCTTTTCCGATCAGTGGGTGCGCAATTCCATTCTGGAAATTTTTCAGGATGACGTATCGCGATTCCGTTTGCTGCTGTACGCAGATGTAGAGGAAAAATCCTGGGATATCTTCAAAAATGGCGAAATACCGGAACTTACGGCATTGCGTATTTTTAACGGAACGATTTATCGATGGAACAGAGCCTGTTACGGCATTCTGGATGGCAAGCCACATTTGCGCATCGAAAACCGCGTACTGCCCGCAGGTCCGACCGTTGTGGACGAAGTGGCCAACGCTGCATTCTGGTTTGGGTTGATGCACGGAATGCCGGACGAATATCGCAATTTGCCCAATAAAATTGAATTTGATCTGGCTGTTGAAAATTTTACAAATGCCGCACGAAACGGGCTCGATGCCAGCTTTTACTGGATCAACGATACCCGTTACACGGCGCAGGATCTGGTGTTGAAAGAGTTGCTGCCAATCGCCAAAAACGGATTGAAACGTGCCAATATCGATGCGGTGGATAGCGAAAAATACCTCTCGATTATTCAGGAAAGAGTGGAATCGGGAAACACCGGCTCCCGCTGGATGCTGCGTTCATTTACCAATTTGAAAGAAAAAGGCTACGGCGATGAATCGCTGGTTGCGCTGACAGCCGGCATCGTAAAACGCCAAAAAACCAACACGCCAGTGCACAAATGGGATCTGGCAACCATCGATGAAGCAGGCAGTTGGATCAATAAATTTGGGCGGGTTGAACAAATTATGGCGAACGATTTGTTTACCGTTCAACAAACGGATTTGGTGGATTTGGTGACCAGCATCATGGATTGGAAAGATGTGCGACACATTCCCGTGGAGGGCGACAACGGGGAGTTGGTCGGGTTGATTACCTCGCGGAGCATTATTCATCATTATGTATGTGCCAACGAAGGGCGAAAAAATGCAGCTATCTGTGCCGGCGATATTATGATTCGCAATCCGATTACCGCATCACCGGAGATGTTTACCGTCGATGCGGTTTTGATGATGCAAAAACACGAAATCGGCTGTTTGCCGGTTGTAAAATCCGGGCGATTGGTTGGCATTGTTACGGAATATGATTTTATGAAAATTTCTGCACAGTTGCTGGATGAACTGTATGGCAAAATTGATGTGCCTCAAAATAATAAACCGCCGTCTAAATACAGGATCAAGAACAGCGGTTCATTAATGAGGAGGTAA
- the ccoS gene encoding cbb3-type cytochrome oxidase assembly protein CcoS: MGVIILLIVACVVFAGGFLLAFLWAVKTGQFDDRYTPSMRILLDDQPSNDQKKSNSGKLNIHQYTSSHFTSDSRFLTQKRRNV, translated from the coding sequence ATGGGTGTAATCATTTTATTAATCGTTGCATGTGTTGTTTTTGCCGGTGGCTTTTTGCTGGCGTTTTTGTGGGCTGTAAAAACGGGTCAGTTTGATGACCGCTATACGCCATCCATGCGCATTTTATTGGATGATCAACCGTCAAACGATCAGAAGAAATCTAATAGCGGGAAACTCAACATACATCAATATACATCATCGCACTTTACATCTGACAGCAGGTTTTTAACACAAAAACGGAGGAATGTTTAA
- the ccoN gene encoding cytochrome-c oxidase, cbb3-type subunit I → MAVENFYYDNKIVRNFAYATMLWGVVGMLVGVIAALQVFWPEANLGLQFTTFGRIRPLHTNAVIFAFVGNGIFMGVYYSLQRLCKARMFSDLLGKLHFWGWQIIIVLAAVTLPLGITTSKEYAELEWPIDILIAVVWIIFGVNMMATIIKRRERHMYVAIWFYIATFFTVAMLHVVNSLAIPVSLFKSYSVFAGVQDALIQWWYGHNAVAFFLTTPYLGLMYYFLPKAANRPVYSYRLSIIHFWALIFIYIWAGPHHLLYNALPDWAQSLGMVFSLMLIAPSWGGMLNGLLTLRGAWDRVRQDPILKFMVVAVTAYGMATFEGPMLSIKSVNALSHFTDWTIAHVHIGALGWNGFLTFGVLYWIFPKIFRTKLHSIKLANFHFWIGTLGILFYAIPMYWAGITQGLMWKQFNADGYLQYPIFLETVLQLIPMYMLRAFGGVLFLGGTIVGVYNLMKTAMAGNLLADEADSAPALEAGPYVDHGKNVYGHRFLESRPIQFSVLAVIAVAIGGAVEFIPTALVESNIPTIASVKPYTPLELEGRDIYIREGCYTCHSQQVRPFRSETERYGEYSKPGEFVYDHPFQWGSKRLGPDLHRVGQKYPDAWHYNHMMDPRSMSPGSIMPRYPWLSEQDVNKEMTPGKISAMTTLGVPYPDGYDQFALKDYDTQAQQIADGLSQNGITVEKDKEIVALIGYLQRLGTDIKMERTARVETK, encoded by the coding sequence ATGGCCGTAGAGAATTTTTACTACGACAACAAGATCGTGCGTAATTTTGCATACGCAACGATGCTTTGGGGAGTCGTGGGAATGCTCGTCGGTGTGATTGCAGCACTTCAGGTTTTTTGGCCAGAAGCCAACCTGGGATTGCAGTTCACCACTTTCGGGCGTATCCGTCCGCTCCACACCAATGCCGTAATTTTTGCATTTGTCGGTAACGGCATTTTTATGGGGGTTTATTACTCTTTACAGCGCCTGTGCAAAGCACGAATGTTTAGTGATCTTTTAGGCAAATTGCACTTCTGGGGCTGGCAAATTATCATCGTTTTGGCGGCAGTAACCTTGCCGTTAGGAATCACCACATCCAAAGAATATGCCGAACTGGAATGGCCGATTGACATTTTGATCGCAGTCGTCTGGATTATTTTCGGTGTCAACATGATGGCAACCATTATCAAACGCCGTGAACGGCATATGTATGTTGCCATTTGGTTTTACATCGCCACATTTTTTACCGTTGCGATGCTTCACGTTGTTAACTCGCTGGCAATTCCGGTCAGTTTATTCAAAAGTTATTCTGTATTCGCAGGTGTGCAGGATGCACTGATCCAGTGGTGGTATGGTCACAATGCTGTGGCATTCTTTTTAACCACACCGTATCTGGGTTTGATGTATTACTTCCTGCCCAAAGCCGCTAACCGCCCGGTTTATTCCTACCGGTTGTCAATCATCCACTTTTGGGCGTTGATTTTTATTTACATTTGGGCTGGCCCGCACCACTTGTTGTATAACGCATTACCGGACTGGGCACAATCGCTCGGTATGGTTTTCTCGTTGATGCTAATCGCGCCATCTTGGGGCGGTATGCTGAACGGTCTGTTAACGTTGCGCGGCGCATGGGACCGGGTTCGCCAGGACCCAATTCTGAAATTTATGGTTGTTGCGGTAACCGCATATGGTATGGCAACATTTGAAGGCCCAATGCTTTCCATCAAAAGCGTAAACGCGCTTTCGCACTTCACAGACTGGACAATTGCCCACGTTCATATTGGCGCACTTGGCTGGAACGGTTTCCTTACCTTTGGTGTGCTTTACTGGATTTTCCCAAAAATTTTCAGAACAAAATTGCATTCTATCAAATTGGCCAACTTCCATTTCTGGATTGGCACTTTGGGGATTTTATTTTACGCAATCCCGATGTATTGGGCAGGCATTACCCAGGGCTTGATGTGGAAACAATTTAATGCCGATGGCTATTTGCAATACCCGATCTTTTTGGAAACGGTGCTCCAGCTTATCCCGATGTATATGTTACGCGCCTTTGGCGGCGTGTTATTCCTCGGTGGAACCATCGTTGGTGTGTATAACCTGATGAAAACAGCAATGGCCGGCAATTTGTTAGCGGACGAAGCAGATTCCGCACCCGCATTGGAAGCTGGACCATATGTTGATCATGGCAAAAACGTTTACGGACACCGTTTTCTGGAAAGCCGTCCGATTCAGTTTTCAGTACTTGCTGTCATTGCCGTTGCGATTGGCGGTGCCGTCGAGTTCATCCCGACAGCTTTGGTAGAATCGAACATCCCGACCATTGCCAGCGTTAAACCTTATACGCCGCTGGAATTAGAGGGACGCGATATTTACATCCGCGAAGGCTGTTACACATGCCACTCACAGCAAGTTCGTCCATTCCGCAGCGAAACAGAACGCTACGGCGAATACTCCAAACCGGGCGAATTTGTTTACGATCACCCATTCCAATGGGGATCCAAACGCCTCGGACCGGATTTGCACCGTGTCGGTCAAAAATACCCGGATGCATGGCATTACAACCACATGATGGATCCGCGTTCCATGTCGCCGGGATCGATCATGCCGCGTTACCCGTGGTTAAGCGAACAAGATGTTAATAAAGAAATGACACCCGGCAAAATTTCCGCAATGACAACGCTCGGTGTACCGTATCCGGATGGTTACGATCAGTTCGCGCTAAAAGATTACGATACGCAAGCCCAGCAAATTGCAGACGGTTTAAGCCAAAACGGCATTACAGTTGAAAAAGATAAAGAAATTGTCGCGCTGATTGGCTATCTGCAACGATTGGGTACCGATATCAAAATGGAACGGACTGCCCGAGTGGAGACAAAATAA
- a CDS encoding FixH family protein, which produces MNKDLYWPIGISVTLILFVAGLIGFVIFSKTVPVNLVSENYYENSLNYQQQIDESQRASEVKNDMTMQYDLQQQSLNILIPNLADNSIVDGEVYFFRPSDSRKDRRIALAVDDGGQQLLSLADFDKGLWRVRLSWNVNKTSFYTEEVLVIQ; this is translated from the coding sequence ATGAACAAGGATTTATATTGGCCGATAGGCATCAGCGTAACATTGATTTTGTTTGTTGCGGGTCTTATTGGATTTGTGATTTTTTCGAAAACGGTACCGGTAAATCTGGTAAGTGAAAATTATTACGAAAACAGCCTGAATTACCAGCAGCAGATCGACGAATCGCAACGTGCATCCGAAGTTAAAAATGACATGACGATGCAATATGATTTACAGCAACAATCATTGAACATCCTGATCCCTAATTTGGCCGATAATTCAATTGTGGACGGAGAGGTTTATTTTTTCCGCCCATCTGACTCGCGAAAAGACCGGCGGATTGCCCTGGCAGTTGATGATGGGGGTCAACAACTGCTAAGCCTCGCCGATTTTGACAAAGGATTGTGGCGTGTCAGACTATCCTGGAATGTGAATAAAACCAGTTTTTACACGGAAGAAGTTCTGGTAATTCAATAG
- a CDS encoding heavy metal translocating P-type ATPase metal-binding domain-containing protein, whose protein sequence is MPLKDSGLVEAPEKSPVTTDVACYHCGLPCADETVHLDEKAFCCNGCKMVYEILNENDLCQYYDLNENPGARPKAVEMPERFAYLDDEAIQQKLTDFRDDRLTKVTFYIPAIRCSSCLWLLENLYKINPAFSQSKVDFLRKELSVTFRHTEISLRQTVELLASLGYEPLINLDGVGNQQSQQRTNRSLYIKIGVAGFCFGNIMLLSFPEYLAIGDTITPGFRRFFGVMNILLSLPVLFYSAIDYLKSAYASLRHRAINIDVPLSLGILAMFGRSLIEILWYNSAGYMDSFAGLVFLLLIGKIFQQKTYDNLSFERDYKSFFPIAITRKTGNSETSIPLEKLEVGDRVVVRHQELIPADSVLINGDGMIDYSFVTGEAEPVAKHSGDLVYAGGRQVGSAIEMEVVKDVSQSYLTQLWNNDAFGNPDAHNMNSFVNSISKYFTIAILSIATIAGIFWLQTDVTLALNAFTAVLIIACPCALALSTPFTLGNVLRIFGRNQFYLKNTQVVENLAKINSIVFDKTGTITQPRSADVQFVSLNGRPDLSNENQNLVKSLVKHSTHPLSFNIFHSIQATATGSVEGYLEKPGLGITGTVNGHELKVGSKVFIGGNIEAQRDNASQVFVSIDGQVKGYFNISNSYRTGLRDLIDRLSATFRLSLISGDNDRERENLQQFFGETAELRFSQSPQQKLEYISSLQHSGAKVLMIGDGLNDAGALKQSDVGISISEDLNSFSPACDAILNANAFERLGDFMRFSRTGMNVIRFNLLLSLLYNIVGLSFAVSGTLSPLICAILMPISSISVIAIASGATGLLGRRYGLWQ, encoded by the coding sequence ATGCCACTAAAGGATTCCGGTTTGGTCGAAGCGCCCGAAAAATCACCGGTAACGACAGACGTTGCCTGCTACCACTGCGGTTTGCCATGTGCAGATGAAACGGTTCATCTGGACGAAAAAGCTTTTTGCTGCAATGGTTGCAAAATGGTGTACGAAATTTTGAACGAAAACGACCTTTGCCAATATTACGATTTGAACGAAAATCCCGGTGCACGCCCAAAAGCAGTGGAAATGCCCGAACGTTTCGCGTATCTGGATGATGAAGCTATTCAGCAGAAACTGACCGACTTCCGGGATGATCGCCTTACGAAAGTAACATTTTACATTCCGGCCATTCGCTGCAGTTCCTGTTTGTGGCTGTTGGAAAATCTCTACAAAATCAATCCGGCGTTCAGCCAGTCCAAAGTTGATTTTTTGCGGAAGGAACTATCGGTAACGTTTCGCCACACAGAAATTTCGTTGCGGCAAACGGTGGAACTATTGGCATCACTGGGTTATGAGCCGCTCATTAATCTGGATGGCGTTGGCAATCAGCAATCGCAACAGCGCACCAACCGCAGTTTATACATTAAAATAGGCGTTGCCGGATTTTGCTTTGGCAACATTATGTTGCTCAGTTTTCCGGAATATCTGGCCATCGGCGATACGATTACTCCGGGTTTTCGCCGGTTTTTTGGCGTGATGAACATTTTGCTGTCGCTGCCGGTGCTGTTTTACAGCGCGATCGATTATCTGAAATCCGCATATGCCAGCTTGCGCCACCGCGCCATTAATATTGATGTGCCGCTTTCGCTGGGCATTTTGGCGATGTTCGGTCGCAGCCTGATCGAAATTTTGTGGTACAACAGCGCCGGATACATGGACTCATTTGCAGGACTGGTATTTTTGCTGCTCATCGGTAAAATATTCCAGCAAAAAACGTATGACAATCTATCTTTCGAACGCGATTACAAATCATTTTTTCCCATCGCCATTACCCGCAAAACCGGTAACAGCGAAACCAGCATTCCGCTGGAAAAGCTGGAAGTCGGCGATCGCGTGGTGGTTCGCCATCAGGAATTGATTCCGGCGGACAGCGTGCTGATCAACGGCGACGGCATGATCGATTACAGCTTTGTTACCGGCGAAGCCGAACCGGTTGCCAAACACTCCGGCGATCTGGTTTACGCAGGCGGACGGCAGGTTGGCAGCGCCATCGAAATGGAAGTTGTGAAAGATGTCTCCCAAAGCTATCTCACGCAATTGTGGAATAACGACGCATTTGGCAATCCGGATGCACACAATATGAATTCCTTTGTAAACAGCATCAGCAAATATTTTACCATCGCGATTTTGAGCATTGCCACCATCGCCGGAATTTTCTGGCTGCAAACAGATGTGACACTTGCGCTGAACGCATTTACCGCTGTGCTGATCATCGCCTGCCCGTGTGCGTTGGCGCTTTCCACGCCATTCACGCTGGGCAACGTGCTGCGCATTTTCGGACGGAACCAATTTTATTTGAAAAATACGCAGGTGGTGGAAAATCTCGCCAAAATCAACAGCATCGTTTTCGATAAAACCGGAACCATTACCCAGCCGCGCAGCGCCGATGTGCAGTTCGTTTCGCTGAACGGTCGTCCGGATTTGAGCAATGAGAATCAAAATTTAGTAAAATCGTTGGTTAAACATTCGACGCATCCGCTGAGCTTCAACATCTTCCACTCAATTCAGGCAACCGCAACCGGTTCCGTAGAGGGGTACCTGGAAAAACCAGGTCTGGGGATAACCGGTACGGTAAATGGCCATGAATTAAAAGTGGGTTCAAAGGTGTTTATTGGGGGCAATATTGAGGCTCAGCGGGACAATGCGTCGCAGGTGTTTGTGTCGATTGACGGACAGGTTAAAGGATATTTCAACATATCCAACAGCTATCGCACCGGATTGCGCGATTTAATCGATAGATTGAGCGCAACTTTCCGGCTGTCGTTGATTTCCGGCGATAACGATCGCGAACGCGAAAACCTGCAACAATTTTTCGGCGAAACCGCTGAATTGCGGTTCAGCCAGTCGCCTCAGCAAAAGCTGGAATACATCAGCAGTCTGCAACATTCCGGCGCAAAAGTGCTGATGATCGGCGATGGCTTAAACGACGCCGGTGCATTGAAACAAAGCGATGTCGGCATTTCGATTTCGGAAGATCTCAACAGTTTTTCCCCTGCGTGTGATGCCATTTTAAACGCGAATGCTTTCGAACGGCTGGGCGATTTCATGCGTTTTTCGCGAACCGGGATGAATGTCATCCGGTTCAATTTGCTGCTTTCACTGTTGTACAATATCGTCGGATTATCCTTTGCAGTTTCCGGAACGCTCTCGCCGCTGATATGCGCAATCCTGATGCCCATCAGCTCAATTTCGGTCATCGCGATTGCCAGCGGTGCCACCGGATTGTTGGGACGCCGTTACGGATTATGGCAATAA